A single region of the Streptococcus sanguinis genome encodes:
- a CDS encoding cobyrinate a,c-diamide synthase: MKQFMLAGVSSGVGKTTVTLGILKALADRGYQVQPYKVGPDYIDTAYHSRITKRPSRNVDSFMIPDDQSLAWSYYKWHGDADVAVVEGVMGLFDGLGTDKDCASSASVAKKLSIPVVLIIDGKATSTSAAAMVHGFATFDPDLNIAGVIINRVASQTHFELIKGAIERYTDVEVLGYLPKNATAELPSRHLGLIPDVEMDDLDRRFEELGAAVAKHINLDRLLEKAEMPDKQMANPFHVHNDQPLTLAYALDDAFHFYYEDNLDFLRDLNVQLVPFSPLKDKELPAADAYYFGGGFPEVYAQELMANTDFRTSVKKAHEQGRPIYAECGGLMYLGELLEVEGQVYEMVGIFKGKSLMTPGLKSFGYCQAETQVDSLFGPKGTAVRGHEFHHSVFETEEDTVLKLEKVRDGQVVAAWTGGYQKGRTFASYLHVHFYQDEQLLANWLDYIKEAN, from the coding sequence ATGAAGCAATTTATGCTAGCTGGTGTTTCCAGCGGTGTCGGAAAGACCACAGTTACCCTAGGGATTTTGAAAGCTCTGGCAGACAGAGGTTATCAGGTCCAGCCTTATAAGGTAGGACCTGATTATATTGATACAGCTTATCATAGTCGGATTACCAAGCGGCCTTCACGGAATGTGGATAGCTTTATGATACCGGACGATCAGAGTCTGGCTTGGTCCTACTACAAATGGCATGGAGACGCAGATGTGGCAGTAGTCGAAGGGGTCATGGGGCTCTTTGATGGCCTGGGAACGGACAAGGACTGTGCGTCTTCTGCTTCTGTTGCTAAGAAGTTGAGCATTCCGGTTGTCTTGATTATTGATGGGAAGGCGACATCCACCTCAGCGGCTGCTATGGTTCATGGTTTTGCGACTTTTGATCCGGATTTGAACATTGCTGGGGTCATTATCAACCGGGTGGCTTCACAGACTCACTTTGAACTTATCAAGGGCGCCATTGAGCGTTACACGGATGTAGAAGTGTTAGGCTATCTGCCTAAGAATGCGACAGCAGAGCTGCCATCGCGCCATCTGGGTCTAATCCCTGATGTAGAAATGGATGATTTGGACCGTCGATTTGAGGAATTGGGAGCGGCAGTAGCCAAGCATATAAATCTAGACAGGCTGCTGGAAAAGGCAGAAATGCCCGATAAGCAGATGGCCAATCCTTTTCATGTCCACAATGACCAGCCCTTGACTTTGGCTTATGCTTTGGATGATGCTTTCCACTTTTACTACGAAGATAATCTAGACTTTTTAAGAGATCTCAATGTCCAGCTGGTGCCTTTCAGCCCTCTGAAAGATAAGGAACTGCCAGCAGCAGATGCATATTATTTTGGTGGCGGTTTTCCAGAAGTCTACGCTCAGGAGCTGATGGCAAATACTGATTTCCGAACTTCGGTTAAGAAAGCTCACGAACAGGGGCGGCCAATCTACGCAGAATGCGGTGGCCTCATGTATCTGGGAGAGCTGCTGGAAGTAGAGGGTCAGGTCTATGAAATGGTCGGTATTTTCAAGGGCAAGAGCCTGATGACCCCCGGCCTGAAAAGCTTTGGCTACTGCCAAGCAGAAACGCAGGTAGACAGTCTTTTTGGTCCTAAAGGTACAGCGGTCAGGGGACATGAGTTTCATCATTCGGTCTTTGAGACGGAGGAAGATACGGTCCTCAAGCTAGAGAAGGTCAGAGACGGTCAGGTCGTAGCTGCCTGGACAGGCGGTTATCAAAAGGGCCGGACCTTTGCCAGCTACCTGCATGTTCATTTTTATCAGGATGAGCAGCTGCTAGCCAACTGGCTGGACTATATCAAAGAGGCGAACTGA
- a CDS encoding ABC transporter ATP-binding protein has translation MENKKPSLFSQIRPYLKGFQLPLALAFVGAVLSNIITVYGPNKLKEITNLISDGLATSIDLKAVSEIALLLTVLYAVGALLNYGQSFIISTVIQYFSKRLRTAIAEKINKLPLGYFDGHSQGDTLSRVTNDVDTVGQSLNQSLGNVISASLLLVAVVLTMFFMNWILALVTILATVVGFVFVGLIMGKSQGYFTAQQNDLAAVNGYVEEMYSGHNVVTSYNAIEQSKERFAVLNHNLYNSIWKSQFISGMMMPLMFFTGNFAYVLVILVGAALAINGSISIGIIVAFMVYVRTFSQPLSQIAQGITVLQQAGAALVRVLEFLAEPEMEDDQHKEQQLAAVKGDVAFEDVFFGYKPDQTIIHDFSAQAKAGQKIAIVGPTGAGKTTIVNLLMKFYEIDKGRISIDGIDIKDMKRSEVHDAFSMVLQETWLFEGTIRENLIYNQEHVTDEAVVAAAKAVGVHHFIMTLPQGYDTVLDDTVNLSVGQKQLLTIARALLKDAPLLILDEATSSVDTRTEELIQKAMDKLMEGRTSFVIAHRLSTIRNADLILVMRDGNIIEQGNHDELMEQNGFYADLYNSQFVEEDAG, from the coding sequence ATGGAAAATAAGAAGCCTTCATTATTTAGCCAGATAAGGCCTTATCTCAAAGGCTTCCAGCTTCCTCTTGCTTTGGCATTTGTGGGAGCTGTCTTGTCAAACATTATTACGGTCTATGGGCCAAATAAATTAAAAGAAATTACCAACCTCATCTCTGATGGTCTGGCTACTAGCATTGATTTAAAAGCTGTGTCTGAGATTGCCCTTCTGCTGACCGTGCTCTATGCAGTCGGAGCCCTGCTCAACTATGGTCAGTCCTTTATCATCAGTACGGTTATCCAGTATTTCTCCAAGCGGCTGCGGACGGCCATTGCAGAGAAGATAAACAAGCTGCCGTTGGGCTATTTTGACGGTCATTCTCAGGGGGATACTCTGTCGCGCGTGACCAATGACGTGGATACGGTCGGCCAATCCCTCAACCAGAGTCTGGGGAATGTTATCTCTGCCAGCTTGCTCTTGGTGGCTGTGGTCTTGACCATGTTCTTCATGAACTGGATCTTGGCCTTGGTAACCATCTTGGCTACTGTAGTCGGCTTTGTCTTTGTCGGCCTCATCATGGGCAAGTCTCAGGGCTATTTCACCGCCCAGCAAAACGATCTGGCGGCTGTCAACGGTTATGTAGAGGAAATGTACTCCGGTCATAATGTCGTTACCAGCTATAATGCTATTGAGCAGTCTAAGGAGCGCTTTGCAGTTCTCAATCACAATCTCTATAACAGTATTTGGAAGTCTCAATTTATCTCTGGCATGATGATGCCGCTCATGTTCTTTACGGGGAATTTTGCTTATGTGCTGGTTATTTTGGTCGGTGCTGCTCTGGCGATTAACGGCTCTATTAGCATCGGAATTATCGTCGCCTTTATGGTTTATGTGCGGACCTTCTCTCAGCCATTGTCACAGATTGCCCAAGGTATCACTGTCTTGCAGCAGGCTGGTGCAGCACTGGTTCGTGTCCTTGAATTTCTGGCTGAGCCTGAGATGGAAGACGACCAGCATAAAGAGCAGCAGCTTGCTGCTGTCAAGGGAGATGTCGCCTTTGAAGATGTCTTCTTTGGCTACAAGCCAGACCAGACGATTATTCATGATTTCTCAGCCCAGGCCAAAGCCGGACAGAAGATTGCCATTGTCGGCCCAACGGGTGCTGGTAAGACGACCATCGTTAATCTCCTTATGAAGTTCTATGAAATTGACAAGGGGCGTATCAGCATTGATGGTATAGATATTAAGGATATGAAGCGCTCTGAGGTTCACGATGCCTTTTCAATGGTCTTGCAGGAGACCTGGCTCTTTGAGGGGACGATTCGGGAGAATTTGATTTATAATCAGGAGCATGTGACAGATGAAGCAGTTGTTGCTGCAGCGAAGGCGGTCGGTGTTCATCACTTTATCATGACTCTGCCGCAGGGCTATGATACAGTGTTGGATGATACGGTTAACTTATCGGTCGGTCAGAAGCAGCTATTGACAATCGCTCGTGCTCTGCTGAAAGATGCACCGCTCTTGATCTTGGATGAGGCAACTTCGTCAGTCGATACGCGGACGGAGGAGCTGATTCAAAAGGCTATGGACAAACTCATGGAGGGCCGGACTTCCTTTGTCATTGCCCACCGCTTATCTACTATCCGTAATGCGGATCTTATCTTGGTCATGCGCGATGGAAATATCATCGAGCAGGGCAACCATGATGAACTCATGGAGCAGAATGGCTTCTATGCGGACCTCTATAATAGTCAGTTTGTAGAGGAAGATGCAGGTTGA
- a CDS encoding ABC transporter ATP-binding protein encodes MFKLFKRLTAREVSMIVLSVLFTFLTVYLELEVPTYISTITELLQTPGTGLADLWEPGLKMIGLSFASLLSAIVVGFFAARIAASFTQSLRSDIFNRVLDYSQTEIKKFSIPSLLTRTTNDITQVQTLITMGLQVVTRGPIMAIWAMTKIIGKSENWLTAVLIAVLVNILLTVVLVTLAFPKQSVAQRLVDKLNSVTRESLTGIRVVRAYNAEDYQDEKFAAANDEVTRLNLFIGRLMAMMNPVMMGISSGLTLAIYWIGAYLIQEAGLQERLPLFSDMVVFMSYAMQIVIGFLLMGALFIVLPRTIVSAGRINEVLDLHSSITSPEHPKAAADSKGEVVFRDVSFRYSKNSEAVIEHVSFTTQAGDTVAFIGSTGSGKSTLVNLIPRFYDVTEGEILVDGVNVQDYQLEDLHNKVGYIPQKAVLFSGDIESNLDFGQSKESPLDEQKMWEALDLAQAKPFVQEKEKGLKAEVAQSGTNFSGGQRQRLAIARALARKPEILIFDDSFSALDYKTDRILRKELAERTQDMTKLIVAQRISTIMDADQILVLDAGKVVGQGTHRELLASNEVYQEIAYSQLSKEELENGK; translated from the coding sequence ATGTTTAAGTTATTTAAACGGCTGACGGCAAGGGAAGTGAGCATGATTGTTCTCAGTGTGCTCTTCACCTTCCTGACGGTATATTTGGAATTAGAAGTTCCGACCTATATTTCGACGATTACAGAGCTATTGCAAACGCCGGGGACTGGTTTGGCGGATCTGTGGGAGCCCGGTCTGAAAATGATCGGCCTGTCTTTTGCTAGCTTGTTGTCAGCTATTGTGGTTGGCTTTTTTGCAGCTCGTATAGCAGCTAGCTTTACCCAGAGTTTGCGGAGCGATATTTTCAACCGTGTGCTAGACTATTCGCAGACGGAGATTAAGAAATTTTCAATTCCTAGTTTGCTAACTCGGACAACGAATGACATTACCCAGGTACAGACCTTAATTACCATGGGACTGCAGGTAGTGACCAGGGGACCGATTATGGCGATTTGGGCCATGACTAAGATTATCGGTAAGTCTGAGAACTGGCTGACAGCTGTTCTCATTGCCGTTCTTGTTAATATCCTGCTGACAGTAGTTTTGGTTACACTGGCCTTTCCCAAGCAGTCAGTGGCGCAGCGCTTGGTCGATAAGCTAAACAGTGTCACTAGAGAGAGTCTGACTGGGATTCGCGTGGTCCGGGCTTATAATGCTGAGGATTATCAGGATGAGAAATTTGCGGCAGCTAATGATGAAGTAACTCGACTCAATCTTTTCATCGGTCGTCTGATGGCCATGATGAACCCAGTTATGATGGGGATTTCCAGCGGTTTGACACTGGCTATTTACTGGATTGGTGCTTATTTGATTCAGGAGGCTGGACTGCAGGAGCGTCTCCCACTCTTCAGTGATATGGTCGTCTTTATGTCCTATGCTATGCAGATTGTGATTGGATTCTTGCTCATGGGGGCACTCTTCATCGTCCTTCCTCGGACCATTGTATCGGCTGGCCGGATTAATGAAGTACTGGATCTGCATTCTTCTATCACCAGTCCAGAACATCCTAAGGCAGCAGCAGATAGTAAGGGCGAGGTGGTCTTTCGAGATGTGTCCTTCCGCTATTCCAAGAATTCAGAAGCAGTCATTGAGCATGTCAGCTTTACAACTCAGGCTGGTGATACCGTGGCCTTTATCGGTTCAACCGGTTCAGGGAAATCCACTCTTGTCAATCTCATCCCTCGTTTCTACGATGTGACTGAAGGAGAGATTCTGGTAGATGGTGTCAATGTTCAAGATTACCAGTTGGAAGACTTGCATAATAAGGTCGGCTACATCCCGCAAAAGGCTGTGCTTTTCTCTGGTGATATTGAGAGCAATCTGGACTTCGGTCAAAGCAAAGAAAGCCCGCTGGATGAGCAGAAAATGTGGGAGGCTCTTGACCTAGCACAGGCTAAGCCCTTTGTCCAAGAGAAGGAAAAGGGGCTGAAAGCTGAAGTGGCTCAAAGCGGAACCAACTTCTCTGGTGGCCAGCGTCAGCGTTTGGCCATTGCCAGAGCCTTGGCTCGTAAGCCAGAAATCCTCATCTTTGATGATTCCTTCTCAGCCCTAGACTATAAGACAGACCGCATTTTGCGCAAGGAACTGGCTGAGCGGACGCAGGATATGACCAAGCTGATCGTAGCACAGCGGATTTCTACCATCATGGATGCGGATCAAATCTTGGTCTTGGATGCTGGTAAGGTAGTCGGTCAAGGTACTCACCGAGAACTTTTGGCCAGCAACGAAGTCTATCAAGAAATTGCTTACTCACAACTATCCAAGGAGGAATTAGAAAATGGAAAATAA
- a CDS encoding MarR family winged helix-turn-helix transcriptional regulator: MEKPLLEMKRFGRKIHLIVEKLAKEHGIESMAGPQGQVLHIVACRTEEGKDTLIKDIEQKLDISKSVASNLMKRMEKNGFIQLETSKTDKRAKYIRLTPQSQERMKKIRDFFDEMNRSILNGVSEQELLIFSQVMAKFYQNIESLENGGKDV, encoded by the coding sequence ATGGAAAAGCCTTTATTAGAAATGAAGCGTTTTGGACGAAAGATTCACCTCATAGTGGAAAAGCTTGCTAAGGAGCACGGGATTGAGTCCATGGCTGGGCCACAGGGGCAAGTCTTGCATATTGTCGCCTGTCGTACGGAAGAGGGGAAGGATACTCTTATCAAGGATATTGAGCAGAAGTTGGATATTTCCAAATCTGTGGCTTCTAACTTAATGAAAAGGATGGAGAAGAATGGCTTTATCCAGCTGGAAACGAGCAAGACAGACAAGCGGGCTAAATATATCCGACTCACTCCGCAGTCGCAGGAAAGAATGAAGAAAATCCGTGACTTTTTTGATGAAATGAACCGTTCTATTTTGAATGGTGTTTCTGAGCAGGAACTGCTGATTTTTTCTCAAGTCATGGCCAAGTTTTATCAGAATATCGAAAGTTTAGAAAATGGAGGAAAAGATGTTTAA
- a CDS encoding peptide deformylase, whose amino-acid sequence MEKAIVKDIFFLQQPSEQASREDLYLAQDLQDTLQANQENCIGLAANMIGVRKRVIIFLYGLVPVVMFNPVLRSKSGPYQTEESCLSLVGSRPTQRYQEITIDYLDKHWQQQTMTLKGLPAQICQHELDHLEGILI is encoded by the coding sequence ATGGAAAAAGCAATTGTCAAAGATATTTTCTTCCTACAGCAGCCATCAGAGCAGGCTAGCAGAGAAGACCTTTATCTGGCTCAAGACTTGCAGGATACGCTGCAGGCAAATCAAGAAAACTGTATAGGACTCGCAGCCAATATGATTGGCGTCCGTAAGCGAGTCATTATCTTTCTATATGGTTTGGTGCCGGTAGTCATGTTTAATCCGGTGCTGCGCTCTAAGTCAGGCCCTTATCAGACAGAAGAGAGCTGCCTGTCCTTGGTTGGAAGCCGTCCTACCCAACGTTATCAGGAAATCACAATTGATTATCTGGATAAACATTGGCAGCAGCAGACCATGACCTTGAAAGGCCTACCTGCCCAAATCTGCCAGCATGAATTGGATCATTTGGAAGGAATCTTGATTTAA
- the scrK gene encoding fructokinase ScrK: protein MTKLYGSLEAGGTKFVCAVGDERFEVVEKTQFPTTTPIETLDKTIEFFSRFDNLAGLAVGSFGPIDIDPNSKTYGFITTTPKPHWANVDIVGALRRALNVPIYFTTDVNSSAYGEVVARNNAGGRIENLVYYTIGTGIGAGAIQRGEFVGGTGHPEMGHYYVAKHPMDAEKEFNGVCPFHNGCLEGLAAGPSLEARTGVRGENIKLNSSVWDIQAYYIAQAAIQATVTFRPDVIVFGGGVMAQQHMLDRVREKFTVLLNGYLPVPDVRDYIVTPAVAGNGSATLGNFVLAKEVSERHAK, encoded by the coding sequence ATGACAAAATTGTATGGAAGTTTGGAAGCGGGCGGCACTAAGTTTGTCTGTGCTGTAGGCGATGAACGGTTTGAAGTTGTTGAAAAGACACAGTTTCCAACGACCACGCCTATTGAAACGCTAGACAAGACGATTGAGTTCTTTTCTCGTTTTGACAATCTAGCTGGTCTAGCTGTTGGATCTTTCGGGCCGATTGATATTGATCCCAACTCAAAGACTTACGGCTTTATTACGACTACTCCTAAGCCGCACTGGGCTAATGTGGACATTGTTGGCGCTCTGCGCCGTGCTCTCAATGTGCCTATTTACTTTACGACGGATGTCAATAGCTCAGCTTACGGTGAAGTGGTAGCCCGCAACAATGCTGGCGGTCGTATTGAAAATCTGGTTTATTATACGATTGGGACAGGAATCGGTGCTGGTGCTATCCAGCGAGGTGAGTTTGTCGGCGGAACAGGTCATCCGGAAATGGGGCATTATTATGTAGCTAAGCACCCTATGGATGCGGAAAAAGAGTTCAATGGTGTTTGTCCTTTCCACAATGGCTGTTTGGAAGGATTGGCGGCTGGACCAAGCTTAGAGGCGCGGACCGGAGTTCGTGGGGAAAATATTAAACTCAATAGTTCTGTCTGGGATATTCAAGCTTACTATATCGCTCAGGCGGCTATTCAGGCGACAGTGACTTTCCGTCCAGATGTCATCGTCTTTGGTGGCGGTGTTATGGCTCAGCAGCACATGCTGGATCGGGTTCGTGAGAAATTCACAGTTCTCCTGAATGGCTATTTGCCAGTTCCCGATGTTCGTGACTATATCGTGACACCAGCTGTGGCTGGAAATGGCTCCGCAACGCTGGGCAACTTTGTACTGGCTAAAGAAGTTAGTGAGCGCCACGCAAAATAA
- a CDS encoding sucrose-specific PTS transporter subunit IIBC produces MNNTEIAKKVIEALGGRENVNSVAHCATRLRVMVKDESKIDKNTVENLEKVQGAFFNSGQYQIIFGTGTVNKIYDEVVALGLPTSSKDDMKAEAAKQGNWFQRAIRTFGDVFVPIIPVIVATGLFMGVRGLLNALGMTLPDDVKTYTEILTDTAFIILPGLVVWSTFRVFGGNPAVGIVLGMMLVSGSLPNAWAVASGGEVTAMKFFGFIPVVGLQGSVLPAFIIGVVGAKFEKALRKVVPDVLDLLVTPFVTLLVMSILGLFVIGPVFHVVENYILFGTKAILALPFGLGGLVIGGVHQLIVVSGVHHIFNLLEIQLLATDKVNPFNAIITAAMTAQGAATVAVAFKTKNPKLKALAFPAALSAFLGITEPAIFGVNLRYRKPFFLSLIAGAIGGGLASLLGLAGTGNGITIIPGTMLYIGNGQLFQYLFMVAVSFALGFALTYMFGFEDEKDEWQDKMTDVLSKASIPSVALRVALDKKDEKAETETQVEEETTGNVPAALQDETIISPIVGQAVALSDVDDPVFSSGAMGRGIAIKPSEGVVYAPADAEVTIAFATGHAYGLKTANGAEILIHVGIDTVSMGGEGFDQKVAQGDKVKAGDVLGTFEAEKIAAAGLDDTTMVIVTNTADYASVTPVAEGALAKGDAVIEVKA; encoded by the coding sequence ATGAATAATACTGAAATTGCAAAAAAAGTCATCGAAGCCCTTGGCGGACGCGAGAATGTCAACAGTGTGGCTCACTGTGCGACTCGCTTGCGCGTGATGGTTAAAGATGAAAGTAAAATCGACAAAAATACTGTCGAAAATCTGGAAAAAGTGCAGGGTGCCTTCTTTAACTCCGGCCAGTACCAGATTATCTTTGGTACCGGTACGGTTAATAAAATCTATGACGAAGTTGTAGCCTTAGGATTGCCAACTTCATCAAAAGATGACATGAAAGCAGAAGCTGCTAAGCAAGGGAATTGGTTCCAACGCGCCATCCGTACATTTGGTGACGTATTTGTACCAATCATTCCAGTTATCGTAGCAACAGGTCTCTTCATGGGTGTGCGTGGACTCTTGAACGCTCTTGGGATGACACTTCCAGATGATGTGAAGACCTATACAGAAATCCTTACGGATACAGCCTTCATTATCTTGCCAGGTTTGGTTGTTTGGTCAACCTTCCGTGTATTTGGTGGAAATCCAGCTGTTGGTATCGTCCTTGGTATGATGCTGGTGTCTGGCTCGCTTCCAAATGCTTGGGCAGTAGCATCAGGTGGCGAAGTGACTGCCATGAAATTCTTTGGCTTCATCCCAGTTGTTGGTTTGCAAGGTTCTGTTCTTCCAGCCTTCATTATCGGGGTTGTTGGAGCTAAGTTTGAAAAAGCTCTCCGCAAGGTTGTGCCAGATGTCTTGGATCTATTGGTGACACCATTCGTTACACTTTTGGTAATGTCTATCCTTGGACTTTTCGTCATCGGACCAGTATTCCACGTTGTTGAAAACTACATTTTGTTTGGAACAAAAGCAATCCTTGCTTTACCGTTTGGTTTAGGTGGTTTGGTGATTGGTGGAGTTCACCAATTGATTGTCGTATCAGGTGTTCACCATATCTTCAACTTGCTTGAAATTCAGTTACTCGCTACTGATAAGGTGAATCCATTTAATGCGATTATCACTGCTGCTATGACAGCCCAAGGTGCAGCGACTGTAGCTGTTGCGTTCAAAACGAAAAATCCTAAGTTAAAAGCCCTTGCTTTCCCAGCTGCTCTTTCTGCCTTCCTTGGTATTACAGAGCCAGCTATCTTCGGGGTTAACTTGCGTTACCGCAAACCCTTCTTCCTTTCATTGATTGCTGGTGCAATTGGTGGTGGCTTGGCATCTCTCCTTGGACTTGCTGGTACTGGTAATGGTATCACTATCATTCCAGGTACAATGCTTTATATCGGTAATGGACAACTCTTCCAATATCTCTTCATGGTAGCTGTATCATTTGCTCTTGGATTTGCATTGACTTATATGTTTGGTTTTGAAGATGAGAAAGATGAGTGGCAAGATAAAATGACAGATGTTTTATCAAAAGCTTCAATCCCTAGCGTTGCTTTGAGAGTTGCTCTTGATAAAAAAGATGAAAAAGCTGAAACTGAAACACAGGTCGAAGAAGAAACAACTGGTAATGTGCCAGCTGCCCTCCAAGACGAAACAATTATTTCTCCAATTGTTGGTCAGGCAGTAGCTTTGAGCGATGTTGATGATCCTGTTTTCTCTAGCGGAGCGATGGGACGAGGAATTGCTATCAAACCTAGCGAAGGTGTGGTTTATGCTCCGGCTGATGCAGAAGTTACGATTGCATTCGCGACTGGCCATGCTTATGGTTTGAAGACAGCCAATGGTGCTGAAATTCTGATTCACGTCGGAATCGACACAGTATCTATGGGCGGCGAAGGCTTTGACCAAAAGGTTGCTCAAGGTGACAAGGTCAAAGCTGGCGATGTTCTGGGAACATTTGAAGCTGAGAAAATTGCAGCCGCTGGTCTGGATGATACGACTATGGTCATCGTTACAAACACAGCTGACTACGCTTCTGTGACTCCAGTAGCAGAAGGAGCTCTTGCTAAAGGCGACGCAGTTATCGAAGTGAAAGCCTAA
- a CDS encoding sucrose-6-phosphate hydrolase has protein sequence MAWTTEKRYKRYEDWTQEELQQIKENIAKSPWRANYHVEPQTGLLNDPNGFSYFDGKWVVFYQNFPFGAAHGLKCWVQMESDDLVHFTETGLRVLPDTALDSHGAYSGSAMQFDDKLFLFYTGNVRDENWVRHPYQIGALLDKSGKLEKIDKVLIEQPAEATDHFRDPQIFNYKGQFYAIVGGQNLDKQGYVKLYKAVDNDYTNWESVGDLDFANDKTAYMMECPNLVFINDQPVLLYCPQGLSKDVQDYGNIYPNMYKIGRSFDTNKAAMINLSPIQNLDYGFDCYATQAFNAPDGRALAVSWLGLPDVEYPSDRFDHQGAFSLVKELSLKDGKLYQYPVPAIKDLRAEEQPFTALAESKNSYELELDFAANTEHEIVLFADKDGKGLRINFDLKEGQVTVDRSQAGEPFALDFGTSRSCDIDKEATSATIFIDKSIFEIFINKGEKVFSGRVFPREDQTGIAITKGNPTGTYYELDYGRKAN, from the coding sequence TTGGCTTGGACTACTGAAAAACGCTACAAACGCTATGAAGACTGGACTCAGGAAGAGCTACAACAGATCAAAGAAAACATCGCTAAATCTCCTTGGCGGGCTAACTACCATGTGGAGCCTCAGACGGGTCTGCTCAATGATCCCAATGGCTTTTCTTATTTTGACGGCAAGTGGGTGGTTTTCTACCAAAACTTTCCTTTCGGAGCAGCTCACGGTCTCAAGTGCTGGGTCCAGATGGAAAGTGACGACCTAGTTCACTTCACGGAAACTGGTCTTCGAGTGCTGCCAGATACTGCTCTGGACAGCCACGGTGCCTACTCAGGCTCTGCCATGCAGTTTGACGACAAGCTCTTTCTCTTCTATACTGGCAATGTTCGTGATGAGAATTGGGTGCGTCACCCCTATCAGATCGGTGCCTTGTTAGATAAATCAGGTAAGCTCGAAAAAATTGACAAGGTCTTGATTGAGCAACCTGCTGAAGCGACCGACCACTTCCGCGATCCGCAGATTTTCAACTACAAAGGGCAATTCTATGCTATTGTCGGTGGACAAAACCTAGACAAGCAAGGCTATGTCAAGCTTTACAAGGCAGTTGATAATGACTATACCAACTGGGAATCCGTCGGTGATTTGGACTTCGCCAATGACAAGACAGCCTATATGATGGAGTGTCCTAATCTAGTCTTTATCAATGACCAACCAGTCCTGCTCTATTGTCCTCAAGGTTTGTCTAAGGATGTACAGGACTATGGCAACATTTATCCAAACATGTATAAAATAGGTCGATCGTTTGACACAAACAAAGCTGCTATGATTAATCTTAGCCCTATCCAAAATCTGGACTACGGTTTCGACTGCTACGCGACCCAAGCTTTTAACGCACCTGACGGTCGTGCACTGGCTGTCAGCTGGCTAGGCTTGCCTGATGTGGAATACCCATCTGACCGCTTCGACCATCAAGGGGCCTTCTCTCTCGTCAAGGAATTAAGTCTGAAAGACGGCAAGCTCTACCAATACCCAGTGCCTGCTATCAAGGATTTGCGAGCAGAGGAACAGCCTTTCACTGCTCTGGCAGAAAGCAAGAACAGCTACGAACTAGAACTAGATTTCGCTGCGAACACCGAACACGAAATCGTCCTCTTTGCAGACAAGGATGGCAAGGGGTTACGCATCAATTTTGACCTCAAGGAAGGTCAAGTGACCGTTGACCGCAGTCAGGCGGGTGAGCCATTCGCTCTGGACTTTGGAACCAGCCGAAGCTGTGATATTGACAAAGAAGCCACAAGTGCTACTATCTTCATCGATAAATCAATTTTTGAAATTTTCATCAATAAAGGAGAGAAAGTATTTTCCGGCCGTGTCTTCCCGAGAGAAGACCAGACAGGCATTGCTATTACTAAGGGCAATCCAACCGGTACTTACTATGAATTAGATTATGGTCGCAAAGCTAACTGA